GTGCAAAAGCGAGGTTCAGTGGGGAGATCAATAGACGTCAACCGCTACAGAGGTTACGATGAGCTGAGGCATGACCTTGCACGGATGTTTGGGATCGAAGGACAGCTTGAAGATCCTCTAACATCAGACTGGAAACTTGTCTACGTAGATCATGAAAACGACATACTTCTTGTTGGTGATGATCCGTGGGAGTAAGTAGAGAGCTGTCACATCCGCATTAGACCGTTTGAAAGTTCCATACCTTTTTTTCATGAGTCATAACCTTTGAAATCTTGATTTTGTTTGCAGGGAATTTGTAAATTGTGTTCAGAGCATAAAGATCCTCTCATCAGCTGAGGTTCAACAGATGAGCTTAGACGGGAACTTTGCAGGTTTACCAGCTACTAATCAAGCTTGTAGTGGCGGTGACAATGGTAATGGTTGGAGAGGTCAGTATGATGATAACTCAGCCACCTCGTTTAACCGGTGAAGGCAGATGAACATCTCTCACAGACGGATTCTTTTCTCTTTTGTAATATATTGCTTCCTCTGTTTGATAACATGTTTCAAGTTTCCACTGGGCCCTGTAGAGCATTTACCCTGTACAATATATCTTCTTCAACTAAGTTTACACGAAGATTTTATTTTGATGGGTGCCACTGATTCTACTAATTGGTTAACGGTAAGAGAAAGGAAGCGACCAGATCAACCAAATAAGAAAACTCAAGTCTTTATTTCAGATAATGCTGAAGCCGTTTATGAAAAATTTCCACAATTGGGATACAAATTGCAGGTTACAAAGATATAAACTAAGAAAGGATAGCCATCACATCTGAAGCTCTCAGGGCGATGTAGTTGGAACCATCTTTGCCCTTGAAGTCATTACCAGCATACTTGGAGTAAAGAACTGTGCTTCCAGTTGATATTGATAGTGGCTGACGCTTACCTTCCTCATCTAGAGAACCTGGTCCAACTGCTATCACCTGCCAACAAAACACAGAAGAGATTTTGTATAATTGACACTTCTGTATGAGCGATAAAGATGGACATGATGATATCATGTGTGCGCTTACCGTGCCAATAGAAGGCTTCTCTTTGGTAGTCTCGGTTAGCAACAACCCTCCAGCTGTTTTCTCCTCAGCCTCAGCTACCTAAACTcataaatatcaaaaacaaaacttccTCTTGTTACCACTGTTGTTGCGTGTACAAACTAATATGATGATTAAAATAAGCACAACCTTAATGAAGACTCGGTCATTCAAGGGCTTGAGATCTTTTATGTCCTCGGTCTCAAGAAGGCCAACAATATCATCTTCCTTGAGAATAAGATGCTGAACATCGTTGAACTCCACCTCAGTTCCTGCGTATTTGGAGTAAATAATTTGCGCGCCAGTCTACACcaatagaaaaaaagaaagtcaTTTCAGATAAATTTGTTAGCACACAACGaagcaaacaaaagaaagagaggTTTGAGAGGCCGTTACAGGGACATCTATGTCGATTTTGTTCTTCCCAATAGTTCTTCCTTCACCCACAGCAACGACTTCACCTCCTTGAGGCTTTGATTGAGCTGTGGATGGAAGTAAGATACCTCCCATAGTCTTCTCCTCTGCCTCCTTGATCTTCACCAAAACTCTATCTCCCAACGGCTTAATTGAAGTATACTGTAAACAGGACAAGGGAAAAAAACGTAAGTCATAACTAAAAGAGAAGGAAGTACAAGGCGTCATTAAGTTACAAACCAAGCTTGAAGCATCTAAAgctacaataaaaaaaagaatgaaccAGAGCTATACAAACAGCAAGCTAACATTCAGATAAGTTCCACATGTTCAATCAAAAATGTTCATTCAGACCAACAAAAACAAGgatgaataaaaaaacaaagaagtgAACAAGTAGTACCTTAGGAGCAACCACAGAAGCAGCTCTGACAACGAAAGAACGGAACTGGCTCTGCTTAAGGGTGCCTGGTTTCAAAGTTCCAAACTTGGCACTCGAAGCTCTGAGTGAGGCTAAGCTCCTAGCTGACACAGTCACTGGTGATGCTGTAAGTTGAGTCGCCGCCATTTCTGCTGTCcttcaaacacacataaaactaTTACTATTGAAATGGAGATTTCACTACATTTCAGCAAAACCCAATTACTATTGAGCGAACCCGATTAGTTTCTCCGCCCAAAGTTCCAACCTTTATGGTCAATTCTCGTTGTGAATTACAGAGAGTGTGGGAGTAAAGAGAATCGATTCATACCTTGAGGATAAGAGAAGAAGGGGCACTGTGACTTTGGAGGATAAAAACCCTAAGAGTTGCACAAGAGATAGACTAGAAACGGACACACAAAAGACTTGCCCTTTTTATTGCAGAAGAACTCTATCTACAACTCTCTACCGGGTGGGTTTTACGGGTCGTGTCCGGTCGGGTCGTCACCTAATCCCTTTTTGTCTTGAACTTAACTAATCATTTTGGGACGGTTTTTAAACATCATTTTGAGGttgtttttgtttaagttttttttttttttaagtttatttcttaaaattattcaaaatcatttaaaaacgaTATTATACACCAAAACCACAttgttttttacattaaaaaaaacattttattactcaatatataacattGTTTATTGATGTAAAAAACATTGTTTATTGATCTAATTAATCTCAAAATATTTTACACTAGGCAAAACAAGATTTTCATAGACCAAGTGATAGTTTTTGGTTGTAATCGGTAGTTTATTGTGTATAAAAATTCTCATAAATAAACAACTCAaggaaaaatatttaagaatgagtTTTTATTTGATCTTAATATTTATTTCCACAACCCTACATCCGATCCATCTAAAAAATTATGatggatcaaaaaaaaaaaacaagaaacattATTTAACCAGAAAAGCTATCTAAATTATTTAAGAGAATTATTGCAATCACTAGCTAGATAGCCTAGAGATAAAGATCTAATCTAGCACTCCAGTTCCACAAACAATCGCTTAGGTGAATCTCCACAGTCCAAATTAGTAGATCCAAACTTGTGGGAAGACACATTCATAGTGCAGTTGAGTTTTCCAACACACTCTTTAGCCACGATCTTTGCAGCATCCTTGGCTCCTTCGCACGTACCAGCCGCGAATGA
Above is a window of Brassica napus cultivar Da-Ae chromosome A10, Da-Ae, whole genome shotgun sequence DNA encoding:
- the LOC106376593 gene encoding 20 kDa chaperonin, chloroplastic, whose translation is MAATQLTASPVTVSARSLASLRASSAKFGTLKPGTLKQSQFRSFVVRAASVVAPKYTSIKPLGDRVLVKIKEAEEKTMGGILLPSTAQSKPQGGEVVAVGEGRTIGKNKIDIDVPTGAQIIYSKYAGTEVEFNDVQHLILKEDDIVGLLETEDIKDLKPLNDRVFIKVAEAEEKTAGGLLLTETTKEKPSIGTVIAVGPGSLDEEGKRQPLSISTGSTVLYSKYAGNDFKGKDGSNYIALRASDVMAILS